In Aminiphilus circumscriptus DSM 16581, the sequence CCACGGTGAAGAACGGAGAGGTTTGGGCGGAGAACACGCCGAAGAACATGATGTTTCCTCCGGACGAACTGGTGGCCTTTCACAGCCGGGTTTTTCCCTGGTGCCCCGGGGACATCCTCTCCACGGGAACACCCCGGGCGGTGTCCTTGGAGCACGGGGATCTTCTCGAATGCCGTATCACCGGCTTCGAGCCGCTGCGAAATCCCGTGGAGGACCTGAAGCGCCTCTGAGGCGAGAAAGAATGCCGGGGATTCCGGGAACTCGATTCCACGGGAACGTCCGGTCGGTGTCCTTGGAGCACTGAGATTGTATCAAATACAGGGAAGCTCTGAATAAAGGCCTTTCGTTTTCCCTTGACCTCGGACCGCATCAGGCTCTGCGAGGCGCCCTGCGGGGCTGATGCAGCCTTATTCAGAGATTCCACAGTATCATCGTCTTTCGCCGGAAGGGCTGTCGGAATGGGGAAACGCGCCCGCTCGCGGGCTTTCCTTGCGAAGGGTTTCCGGAATCGAACGCCCTTTCCCGAAGCTTCGTCGTGCGGCGGGGATAATGCGGAAGGAGGAGCGGCATGGCGTTTCTCGATCTTGTGCGACGTCGCGGGAGCGTTCGGGCCTACGCGCCCGATCCGGTTCCGCGGGAGATACTCGACCGATGCGTGGAGGCGGCGCGTCTCGCGCCGAGCGCCTGTAATTCGCAGCCCTGGACCTTTCTTTTGGTGGATGACCCGGAGCGCCGGAGGTGTCTTGCCGAGGCCGCCTTCGACGGGGTCTACCGCATGAACTCCTTCGCAGCCCAGGCTCCGGTGCTCGTGGCGGTGCTCACCGAGCGCTCTCGTTTTGCCGCTCTACTGGGGGGATTCTTCCGAGGGGTTCAGTACAGTCTTCTCGATGTGGGCATCGCAGTGGAGCATTTCGTGCTCCAGGCCGCGGAGGAGGGGCTGGGTACCTGTTGGCTCGGATGGTTCGACGAAAGAGGCGTCAAGCGCGCGCTCGACCTTCCCGCCGGGGCGAGGGTGGACGTGTTGCTTTCCGTGGGATTTCCCCTTTCCGCCGAGGGGGCGAAGCCCCGGGCCTCCCGAAAGCCCCTGGAGGAGATGCGGCGCTATTGCTGAGGTGCCGCTTCCGGTTTCTTCCTCGTACCGCCCCGTGCTCTTTTTTTCGGGAGGGCTTTCTTTTGCTGCGCCCAGTACTGGAACTGAATGCCCCCGACTCTCGACTCTCTCCGGCGCACGGTTTGCGTTTCAGCCGCGCAGGCGGAGAATGGCCGCGACGATGCTTCGAGGGGTCCCGAAGGCCCCCGCCTTGGTGACGAGAGGAAGGCCGTTCAGGTCGCCACCCTGGACGCGGAGCAGGGGGATGCCCGGCTCGATCTCCTCGGTCACTACCGTTTCAACCACGGAAAGCCGCTTGAGAATCTTTGCCGCCACGTCGCCGCCGGAGAGAAAGAGGCCGCCCAGCCGGTGGCGCCGGGCCAGGGCGCACGCGAGATCGCCGAGAAAGGTGGCGATGCGGATGGCGTCGTTGCCGCGGTGGGTTGTCGAAGAGGGATCCTCCGGGCGCGAGCTGGCGATGAGAACGTTTTTACCCTGGAGGAGCAGGGGACTCACGGTCTCGACGGCCCCTTCCAGGGCTCCCGGAGCATTTTGGAGAAAGGCGCTCATGTCGGGAATGTAGCCCATTGCGGTACCGCTGTTCAGAACCTGTTTCACCTGTTCGATGCTCCTTGGGTGAACGCTTCCCACCACGGCCAGAACAGGGAGGTCTCGCCTGACGAGGGCTTCCGCCAGGCCGGCGGAACCTGCCCACAGCACCGTCTCTGGAGCGACGGAGGCGGTCACCGCCCGGACGAGACGCCGCAAGTCCTCGTCGGTCTCGGCATCGAAGGTGTAGCACCCTTCTTCCCGCAGATTCCCGCATCGTGCTCCCCGAGGCGGAAGAAGAAATCCGCCCCGGAGTTCCTCCAGGCGGACGTGGCGGGGAGAGCACGCTCCCGTTCCGCAAAGGAGCAGGGAAATGTCCGAGGTTGTCACGGGCTTGAGGGGATCTCTGGCCATGGCCGTCTGGGAGACTGGGATTCCCTCCACGGAGAGAATCGCATTCTTCACAGTGCGTCCCATCTTGGGGAACGCCGGAGCGAAGACCACCGTTGAAAGTCCGAGACCCCGCTGTAGCGCCTCGACCTCGACCGCCGTGTTGCCCCGGAGCGTGGAATCCGTCTTCAGATAGAAGATGGTGGTGCCGACGAAACGATGCAGCTCCGCGGCAAGGGCGGCGATTCTGGAAAAGGCCTCCTCCGCGGGCAGGTTCCGCGTTTCCGTGTCCACCACTAGAACGTTCGAGGCTCCTGCGATCCCCAGGAGGTTTTCCGGGTCGAGAAGAATCCTGGGGAGGTCATTGCGGGAACGGAGGAACTGTAGGGCCGTGTCGCAGGCGCCGGTGAAGTCGTCCGCGAGGACGACGTAACGAGAGGACATGCCGTCAGGCGGCGCCGTGTCGACCGGCGATGCGGTGTCGGGCGAACCGCACGGCGAACTCGATGGCCGTGCGAAGGCTCGTGGGATCCGCGGTTCCCTTTCCGGCCTTGCCGAAGACCGTTCCGTGGTCCACGGAGGTGCGGATGATGGGCAGTCCCACGGTGATGTTCACGCCTCCCATGAAATCGAGCAGTTTGAGCGGGATGTGTCCCTGATCATGGTACATGACCACCGCAATGTCGTACCTGCCGTTTTTGCAATGAAGGAACGCCGTATCCGGCGGAAGGGGGCCGGTCACGTCAAACCCCTCGTCAAGGGCGGCCTCGATGGCGGGGACAATGTGATCCGTTTCCTCCGTGCCGAAGAGACCGTGTTCGCCCGAGTGGGGATTGAGGCCGAGCACGGCGATGCGGGGGTTTTCGATGTCCAGCCCGCGCATGGCGCCGTCGGCGAGACGGATCACGTGGAGGACTCGTTCCTTCGTCACCCGGTCGCAGGCTTCGCGGAGAGAGACGTGAGTGCTCACGTGAATCACCCGGAGCGGTCCTCCCACGAGAAGCATGGCGGTTCCCCTGGACCTGGTGAGATCCGTAAAGATCTCCGTGTGTCCCGCGTAGTCGTGTCCTGCCAGGTTGAGGGCTTCCTTGTGCAGCGGTCCCGTCACCGTGGCGTCCACCTTGTCCGCCAGTGCCAGTTCGATGGCGCGCTTCACGTAGGCGTAGGCGGCTTCGCCGCAGGAAGCCTGAATTTTCGCGAAGGAGTAGTCCTCTTTCAGGGAACCGCACTCCACCAGATTGATGCATCCGGGAGCGTAGTCGTCGGGATCCTCCAGAATGTGAAGTTTCCTCGTGGAGCCCACGATGGGCTTTACCTTTTCCACCACCAGTGCGTCGCCCACGAGAATGGGGCGACAGGTCTCCTCGAAACGCCCTTCCTCGATGACCATGAGAGCGATTTCGGGACCCGCTCCGGAAGGATCTCCAAGAGTTATTGCCACTTTCGGCTTCATGGGGAACAGTCCTTTCGCGTCGAGTGAAAAAAGTCCGACGGCCCGGAAGAGGGGGAGGCTTTGGGTACGGGCCGCCGGAAGAGGTTTGGTGGACGGAGGATCAGAAGAGATTGCCCTCCTCGTTGAAGGGCAACTCCCGAGGTTCGCCCAGAACTTCCAGGTTCGGATGTGCTTCCGCATAGGGGATGAGGTTTTCGGAGATCGCTATCTCCTCCAGGCTCACCGTGTTTTTGATGCGCACGAGACGGACGGCGTCACGATCGGCAACGTTGCTCATCTTCACTGCCGCCTGGATGGCCTGGCGGTCGTTTCTGAGAACCATGGGAATCTTGACGCTCATGGGTACCGTGGAGGTCAGGGCGTTTGGATAGGTCTGTTCGAAGTCGAACTTTCGGTAGGCCCGAATGGTGGTGAGGTCCAGAATGCCCAGACCATTTCCGTTGCCGCCGGATTTATCGGTGATGTCCAGCACCGCCACACGAGTGATCCTGGGTCCCCCCGATGCGTAGGGGGTGTGGTAACGCCCGACGATGTTCGTGTCGAAGCCGGTGCCGCAGATGTCCTTGCCGATCTCGTCGATGACCAGCACGTCCAGCTCGTCGAAGAAAATTCGTGGATAGAGTTTCCAGGCCTCCTGCAGCAGCTCAGGCTCGCGAAGTTCGATGCGATCCTTGGGAAGAACCTCCAGAAGCGCCGTCTCGTGGAAGGCATTCTCCACGACGCCGACGGCGCAGAGAACGTTCTTCTTGGCCAGCGTCACCCGTGCGACGGAGGGAATGTTCGCCGCCATTTCGCCGAAACCGAGGCGATGTGCGTGATCCGCGCCACGCTGTTTTCCCATGCCGATGGTGACCATCTTCATGAGGCCGCTCTCGTAGGAGCCCCGAAAAGCAGGGTGAGGTTTGACGCGGTTGACGATCACGATGGCGTCCGCTTCGTCGGCGTATTTATCGAGGTAGACGGGGCATCCCGTGTCGGACGTGCCGAGCTGGACCGTCTCCATGGTGGCCCGGATAGGGGCTCCCACGGACTCCTCGGTGATACCCATCTTGGCGAGGAGATGAGTCTGTCCCTCGGCGGTGGCGCCGCCGTGGCTCCCCATGGCGGGGAAGAGAAACGGCTCTCCCCCCGCGGCGCGGATCTCCCGCACGAGCACCTTGAGCATGAGCGCCAGGTTCGTCACGCCACGGCTTCCCGCGGTGACCGCCACGGTCTGTCCCGGGCGGATCGCCTGCAGGGTTCCGCTCTCTCGGAGTTTCGCGGTGAGTATCGCCTCCACATCGTCTATCCGCGGTCGGGGAAAGATCTGGCGCACCTTCACGACTCGAGGAAGCGGTATGGGTGCCAACAGAGTGTCGATGGCCGACATGGGCTTGCGCCTCCTTGCAGAACTAGATACGACGATCAGGGTTTCAGAGCTACCCGGAGACAGTCGTGACTCGTCGCGGCGAGGTTGAATCCGTCCTCCCACTGGGACAAGGGGAAGGCGTGCGTCACGAGGGGGTCGAGAACCACGTCGCCGGTGCCAACGAGATGGATGGCGGTCTTCCAGTCGTAGGGAATCTGGGAGATTTCGCCCTTCACGTCGATTTCCTTGACGATGATTTTGTGGGTGTCCACGGGAGCCGTGATGCCTCCCCGAATGCCGCCGCCCGCCCAGAGAACCTTGCCACCCTTGCGGACGATGTCGAGGGATTCCGCGATGGGCTCCACGGAACCGGTGTTCTCGAGGACCACATCCACGCCGATGCCGCCGGTCAGTTCGGCGATGCGCTTTCGAATGTCCTCTTTGTCCACATTGATCACCACGTCGGCACCGAGCTTTTTCGCCATGACGAGCCGGAAATCCGCGTCGCGGTCGAGGCCGCTCATGAAGATGGGGCCGGCACCGATGGCCTTGCAGACCTGCATGAGCAGGATCCCCCGTGCGCCGGGACCGAGAATGGCCACGGACTCTCCTGCCCGGACACCCATGCGGCTGATGATGCTGTGTATCGATCCCGCCGTGGGTTCGAGCAGCACGGCGCTCTTGGAATCCACGTTGTCGGGCAGGACATGGAGCTGGAACTCGGGCCACACAGTGTACTTGGCGAAGCCGCCGCCCGTGACGTAGTGGGCACGTCCGTCCATGGGGCGCAAAGTGTTGCAGATGTTGAAGCGCCCTTCGAGACAGGCGGGACAGTGGCCGCAGTAGAAAGTGACGATCTCACAGACCACGCGGTCTCCGGACTTCACGCGGGTGACTTCTGGACCGGTCGCGATGACCCTGGCCACGATCTCGTGCCCTTGCACCACCTTGCGGGGCGGGTGCAGAACGGCGGCCTTCTCCGCCTCGCTGGCGGTCCATTTGTGAATGTCGCTGCCGCAGATTCCGCAGTATTCCACTTCGAGCAGCACGTCGTGGGGGGCGTAGGGGTTCTCTCCCAGCTTCGGTACGGGGACTTCCTCAAGTCGCACATCCCCGTTCGGATAGGTCACAAGTCCGAGCATCGTTTTCTCCATGGTACGGTTCTCTCTCCCTTCGTGGATCATACGGGCGATGTGCCCGATGGGTCCTTCTTCCGCGAGGCCCTCCAGCGTTCGTACATGGGTGTGGACTGAACGAGCGAGAGAAGGGCGAGAAACAGCAGTGTGGCCGAAATGGGATTCGTGAGAAAAACCGTCCACGATCCCTGGCTGATGAGCAGGGACTGGTGCAGGCTCACGTCGAGCATTCTGCCCAGGATCAGCCCCACCACGAGGGGGGCCACGGGAATTTTTAGTTTGTCCATGAAGTAGCCCAGGATGCCGAAGGCGAACATGAGCCCCACTTCGAAGAGATTGTTGTTGATGGCGAAGGCCCCGATGACGCAGAGGACCACGATGGCCACGGACAGCACCCTGTTGCTGATGCGAGTGACGAAGATGCATGCCTTGGTGAAGAGCAATCCCTCCGCGAACATGAAGAAATTGGACAGGAGGATCGCCCAGAGGAGTGTATAGGTCACGCCCGCGTATTCCGTCATCAGGGTGGGGCCGGGCATGATGCCGTGGATCATGAGCCCTCCGAGAAGGATGGCCGTGGCGGAACTGCCGGGAATGCCCAGAGAGATGGTGGGAATGAGCGCTCCACCCACCACGGCGTTGTTGGCCGCTTCGGGAGCGGCGATGCCGTAGGGGTTTCCCTTGCCGAAGGATTCCTTGTCCTTGGAGAACCGTTTCGCCTCGTTGTAGGCGAACCAGCAGGCCGTGTCGCCGCCCGTGCCGGGAATGATGCCCGTGAAGACGCCGATGAGTCCCGAGCGAATGAAGGTGGGAATGAGGGGACGGATCTCTTTCCAGGGGCGAAGGATGCGGTCCTTGATGGAGTTCACCCGCTCCGTCACCACCTCATCGCTTTCGACGAGCCGCAGGGCCTGGGGAATGGAGAAGAGGCCGATGAGAGCCACCGTGAAGGGAATGCCCGAGAAGAGGTTGATGTTTCCCAGGGTGAACCGGGGAATACCCGTGATGGAATCCATGCCTACCGTGGAGAAGAGAAGCCCGAGCATGCCCGCGAGCAATCCCTTGACGGTAGATCCCTGAGAGAGAGAAGCGATGATGGTCATGCCCAGCACCGCCACGGCGAAGAGTTCCACCGGCCCGAACATGAGGGCGACGCGCCCGAGAATGGGAGCGATGGTGAGGAGAAAGAGGCTGCTCACCGTGCCGCCAACGAAGGAGGCGGTGAGGGAAATTCCCAGAGCGCGTCCTGCCTCGCCGCGCTGGGCCATGGGATATCCGTCGAGTACCGTGGCCGCCGCGGAGGGTGTTCCCGGGGTCCGCACCAGGATGGCCGCGATGGAGCCGCCGTACATGGCCCCCATGTAGATGGCGGCGAGCATACTGATGCCCGTTTCCGGGCGGAGCACGAAGGTGACGGGCACCAGGAGGGCGATGGCCATGGTGGCGGAGAGTCCCGGCATGGCCCCCACCAGGAGGCCGAGACCGGTTCCGAAGGCGACGGCGAGGAGATTCGCCGGAGCCAGAACGGAAGTGAAGCCGAGAAGAATGTTTTCGAGAATCATGACGGAAGCACTCCTTTCCCGGGCCTAGCTTCCCAGAAGAGATTCCAGGCAACCCATGGGAATGGGGAGCTTCAGGAACCACACGAAAAGGAAATAAATGAAGATCGAGAACCCGACTCCCACCAGGATCGCCCTGACGAGGCCCATGGCGCGTAGAAAGACGTAGCCGAGAATCATGAAGAGCGGTGTGGCGACGAAATAGCCGATGCGTGGAATGGCGTAGATGTAGGTAATGATTGCAACGACGTAGGCGACGACGGTTCCTTTATTGATTCGCTTCTCCGGGGAAGCGGGTTCTCTTTCTTCGTTGTTTCCGGCGGTGGACTGTCGTTGTTCCCTGATGGCCATAAGGACCATGGCGCCGGAGAGGATGAAGACGAGAATGGACACGAGCTTTGGAAAGAGGCCCGCCGAGGCGGGCATTGAGGATGCCTTGACGAAGAAATAGGCCCCGAGGCCGGTGGTGGCCAACGCGAAAAGGCTATGATCGAGAACCTGTCTCAAGATTTGTACCTCCTGTACTGCTTGATCAGAAACGTCCCGGTCAGAGTTGTTCGGAGCATCCCGCAGAAAGACGTTGTCCGAGAGGAAACGTGTTTCGCTGCGAGAACTTTCGCGGAAGGCCGGACGCCGTGACGGCGTTCCGGGCCTTCCGCGAAAAGGGTTTCTATTTCCCCTGGTACTGTTCCTTCACTTCATTCCAGATAGCCTTGAAGGCCGTTTCCTGCTCCGCGAGCATGGCGGCGTATTCGTCGCCGTACTTCATGTCGATGATGGAGGCTCGGTCGTTGCAGGCCTTCACGAATTCAGGCATCTCCGCCATCTTCTTGAATGCCTCGATAAGCGTGTCCCGGGCTTCGGCGGGAATGCCCTTGGGAGCGCTGTAGCCACGGGACGAACCGGAGACGACATCGTAGCCGAGTTCCTTCATGGTTGGCACGTCGGGCAGCATGTCCACGCGCTTCTCCGCGAAGATCACCAGAGCGCGGAGGTTGCCCGCTTTGATCTGCGGATAGGTGATGCCGAGATTGTTGAAACTGGCGTTGATCTTGCCGCCCATCGCGGCCTGCCAGGAAGGGCCGTCCCCTTCGAAGGGAACCATCTGGAACTTCAGTCCCGTGGCCTTCTCCACGATGAGGGTGGTGAAGAAATCGTCGCCGCCCACACCGGAATTGCCCACGGTGATCTTTCCGGGGTTCTCTTTTGCGGCATTCATGAATTCTTCCATGGTCTGGTAGGGGCTGTCCTTTGCCACCACCACGATTCCGGGATCGGTGATGACATTCGCGATGGGCTCGAGTTCGGCGATGGTGTAGGTGATCTCGGGGTTCATGATGTAGTTCGTCTGGAGCATCGGAGTGTTGGTGATGCTCAGGGTGTACCCGTCCTTCTTGGCGGTCTTCGCGAGCTGTGTCCATGCGATGGCGCCGGTGGCTCCGGGAATGTACTGGTTGATGAAGGATTGACCGAGGACCTTTTCCAGATAGGGTTGCGTGAGCTGCGCAAGAGTGTCGCTGCCGCCGCCGGGCTTGAAGCCCTGAAGAACCGTGATCTGCTTCTCCGGATACGCCGCGAACGCTGCCTGTCCCAACAATGCGAACAGAACAACCGCCAGGATTCCCACTACCCACTTGGATTTTCTCATAACGCGTTCCCCCCCTGAAATATGATGGAATCGGTGAAGCCGACCAGCGAAGCCTTCCGGCCCGGAAGGGCCTTCCGCTTCGCGTACGTCCCGCGCATGTCGCTCCGGAACGGTTCCCGCTCCGGAGGAACCCCATCCTCTCCTGGTTGTGACGAAAAGCCCCGTGAAAATGTGGTTTTGCGTTGTCCTGATGCGATAATTTGGCGTTGCTAGAATAGCATAAGGGATCTCTGAATAAGGCTACGCCAGCCCCGCAGGGCGCCTCGCAGAGCCTGATGCGACCCGAGTCAAGGGAAAGCGAAAGGTTTTTACTCAGAGCTTCCATAACATAAAAGGAAAGAATTTTCTGCTCGACCAAGATCAACCAGAAATGTTCCGAAACATCGACAGAATAGCCGGGAAACACACGCTTGTCAATCCTGACTTTTGCCTTTGTGTGACAAGACAGGGAGAACGTCATCCCTTAAACGGGAGGGAACTCTGATCAAGTAGGAATCACCCTCTCTCAATCTCGATCGCATCGCGTTTTTCCGAGATCGGCGTGGCATTTCTCAGAGGTTTCCGGGACAGGGAGAACGTCGTCTGTCCTTCTCCAGAGATGATGAGGAGCGATGTTCTTCAGAGCCGGGGATGCCAGACGACGCCGTCTTCGCCGGCGTAACGGGCGAAGGAGACGCCGTAGGCTTTTCGGAGGAGATCCTCCCGGAGTACCGCTGTCACGGAACCGGCGGCGAGGAGTTCGCCGTCCAACAGGACCCAGACATCGTCGCACCAGCGGGCGGCGAGGTTGACGTCGTGCACGGAGGCGACGACCGTTCGCCCCTCCAGGGCGGTCTCCCGGAGAAGCGCGAAGAGTTCCGCTCCGTGGCGGGGATCGAGAGAGGACGATGGCTCGTCCAGGAGGAGCACTTGCGGATTCTGGGCGAGAATCTGCGCGACGGCCACGCGCTGTCGTTCTCCGCCGGAGAGTTCCGCCACGCTTCGGGAGAGAAGGTCTCCAAGGCCGAGGCGGGATGCCGCCGATGCGGCCATTCGGCGGTCCTCTTCCGCATATCCCGCAAGAGAGCGCACATGAGGAAGGCGCCCGAGGAGGATGACCTCGTACACCGCGAAGGGATAGCGCAGCAGGGGGTCCTGGGGAACGAAGCCGATGCGGAGTCCGAGTTCCCTTCTGGAGAGCTTGCGGACGCGATGTTCCGAAGGAGGTGGGGCGGCTTGACCGGTCTCTTTCTTTTTCGGAATGTCCCGGAGAAAGAGGTTGCCCTCGTGGGGGAGGAGGCCCGCGAGGCAGCCGAGAAGCGTGCTTTTGCCGCTGCCGTTGGGACCGAGAAGCGCGGTGATGCGTCCTGGCTTGATCTCTCCCGAGAGGTTTCGGAGCACTGGACGTGCCCTGTAGCCGGCGAAGAGGTTTTCCAGACGGTAGCTCACGAGGAGGCGCGCCCCCGGGTGCGCAGAAGAATCCAACAGAAGACGGGGCCTCCCGCAAGGGCCGTCACGACTCCCACGGGAAGTTCGCCGAGCTGTTGGGCTGCTCCGTCCGCGCCGGCGAGGAGGAGACATCCCGCGACGAAGGCGAGGGGGAGGAGGGTGCGATGGGCAGGGCCTGCGAGAAGGCGCAGGAGGTGGGGACCCACGAGACCGACGAAGCCGATGATGCCGAAATGAGCCACCACCAGGGAAGCCGCCAGGGATGCCGCTCCCAGGAGAACGAGGCGGAGCCGCTTTTCGTTCACGCCGAGGAGCGCCGCCCGTCCTTCTCCGAGGGACATGGCGTCCAGCTCCCGCCCCCACCACCAGGCGGGAAGCGTCACGGCGGCCGCGCCGATCCAGGCGGAGCCCGCCGCGGAGGCGGAAGCGCCGGAGAATCCTCCCATGAGCCAGAGGACGATGGCGGCCATGCGCTCCTCCGAGATGGCTTTGAGGAGTGTCACTCCCGCGGAAAGGATGGCGCTTACCACGATGCCCGCCAGGACGAGATGCACGGGAGAATTACCGCCGGATCTCCAGGCGAGGGTGAAGGCGAGGGAAAGGGCGAGGGCGGCGCCGCAAAAGGCTGCGGCGGGCACCCAGATACCGCCGAGGAAGATTCCGAGGGAAGCTCCCAGGGCAGCTCCCGCGGCGATGCCCAGGGTGTAGGGCTCCGCAAGCGGATTGCCCAGCAGCGCCTGGAGGACGACGCCCGAGACGGAGAGGGCCGCCCCCGATGCGGTGGCCGCCAGAAGACGGGGGAGGCGGACGGTGCGCACCACCAGGGCCTGCTGCTGTGGCAGGGTTGTTACGTCGGCGAAGGGGTTCAGGAGAGAGAGCACTGCTCCGGGAGGGACGTCCATGGGGCCCGCGAGGAGCCGCCAGGTTCCCACCAGGAGGAGGCCGACAAGGAGCAGTGCTCCGAGCTGCAGCGCTCTTCTCCGGCGGGATGCCTCCAGAGCGGTCATGCGGCTGAGGGTGTCATCACCGGCGGAAAGAGAACCGCCCTGGGAATGTTCGGGACCGGTACTGGTGCCGGTGGCGGATTCCGATAGGGGCACGGAGCATTCCTCCCTGGGGTGTGTCGCCATGAAAAAAGCCGAATCTGTCGGGGCTCCAGGAAAAAGAGTCCGGGAGCCCCGATTTCTTTTGCGTGTCCTGGTGTTTCTAGAAGATGTGCTGCGCCGTGACGCGGAGATGTTCCACGAAGAGAGCCGCCACCTCGGGATTGCTTCCGAGCCCTTCGATGACGGGGTTCACCCGGTATCCTTTCGACTCCAGAACGCTGCGCCAGGATTCGGGATCCTCCGGATCCGCCATGTCGTTCCGGGCGTGGTCTCCCGCGACGATCATGAAGGGCACCAGGGTCACCCGCTTTGCCCCCATGGTCTCAAGGCGTTCCAGAACCATGTCGAGGGAGGGGAACCCCTCGACGGTACCGAGGGCGAAGCGTAATCCCCGCTCGTCGAAGAGAAGCTGCATCTGCGAGTAGGCGGCGTTCGCCGGATGGGGTGAACCGTGTCCCATGAAGACCACCGCGCCGTCGCCCTTCGCTCGGTCTCCGTAGGTTCTCTGGAGAATGGAGACCATCTTGCCGTAGTCCTCGAAGGAGGAGAGGAAAGGATCGCCCATGGCGACGGCCCTGAAGGAGTATTTTCGCTCCAGGCGGGCCAGGGCGTCCGTCACTTCCGCGAGATCGTCGAATTCCTCGCCGCGGATCACGTGGGTGGGCTGTACCACCACGTGGGTGAAGCCCTCGTCCTGCATGCGGGCCAGGGCGATCAGCGGAGAGTCGATGATCTTGCCCTCTTCGGCGAGGACTTTTCTGCGGATGATGTTGGACGTATAGGCCGTGCGGACCTCCGCGTCGGGGAAAGCCTTCCGTGCGGCGTCCACGAGGGTGTCGATGGCGTTCCGCGCCTCGGGTACGGAGGTGCCGAAGGCGACGACGAGAATTCCCTTTTTCTCGGGGGCCGCCTTGCCGTGTCCCATGGCGAAGGCCTCG encodes:
- the pdxA gene encoding 4-hydroxythreonine-4-phosphate dehydrogenase PdxA; translation: MKPKVAITLGDPSGAGPEIALMVIEEGRFEETCRPILVGDALVVEKVKPIVGSTRKLHILEDPDDYAPGCINLVECGSLKEDYSFAKIQASCGEAAYAYVKRAIELALADKVDATVTGPLHKEALNLAGHDYAGHTEIFTDLTRSRGTAMLLVGGPLRVIHVSTHVSLREACDRVTKERVLHVIRLADGAMRGLDIENPRIAVLGLNPHSGEHGLFGTEETDHIVPAIEAALDEGFDVTGPLPPDTAFLHCKNGRYDIAVVMYHDQGHIPLKLLDFMGGVNITVGLPIIRTSVDHGTVFGKAGKGTADPTSLRTAIEFAVRFARHRIAGRHGAA
- a CDS encoding tripartite tricarboxylate transporter TctB family protein — translated: MRQVLDHSLFALATTGLGAYFFVKASSMPASAGLFPKLVSILVFILSGAMVLMAIREQRQSTAGNNEEREPASPEKRINKGTVVAYVVAIITYIYAIPRIGYFVATPLFMILGYVFLRAMGLVRAILVGVGFSIFIYFLFVWFLKLPIPMGCLESLLGS
- a CDS encoding Bug family tripartite tricarboxylate transporter substrate binding protein — its product is MRKSKWVVGILAVVLFALLGQAAFAAYPEKQITVLQGFKPGGGSDTLAQLTQPYLEKVLGQSFINQYIPGATGAIAWTQLAKTAKKDGYTLSITNTPMLQTNYIMNPEITYTIAELEPIANVITDPGIVVVAKDSPYQTMEEFMNAAKENPGKITVGNSGVGGDDFFTTLIVEKATGLKFQMVPFEGDGPSWQAAMGGKINASFNNLGITYPQIKAGNLRALVIFAEKRVDMLPDVPTMKELGYDVVSGSSRGYSAPKGIPAEARDTLIEAFKKMAEMPEFVKACNDRASIIDMKYGDEYAAMLAEQETAFKAIWNEVKEQYQGK
- a CDS encoding nitroreductase family protein, with protein sequence MAFLDLVRRRGSVRAYAPDPVPREILDRCVEAARLAPSACNSQPWTFLLVDDPERRRCLAEAAFDGVYRMNSFAAQAPVLVAVLTERSRFAALLGGFFRGVQYSLLDVGIAVEHFVLQAAEEGLGTCWLGWFDERGVKRALDLPAGARVDVLLSVGFPLSAEGAKPRASRKPLEEMRRYC
- a CDS encoding zinc-dependent alcohol dehydrogenase, with product MEKTMLGLVTYPNGDVRLEEVPVPKLGENPYAPHDVLLEVEYCGICGSDIHKWTASEAEKAAVLHPPRKVVQGHEIVARVIATGPEVTRVKSGDRVVCEIVTFYCGHCPACLEGRFNICNTLRPMDGRAHYVTGGGFAKYTVWPEFQLHVLPDNVDSKSAVLLEPTAGSIHSIISRMGVRAGESVAILGPGARGILLMQVCKAIGAGPIFMSGLDRDADFRLVMAKKLGADVVINVDKEDIRKRIAELTGGIGVDVVLENTGSVEPIAESLDIVRKGGKVLWAGGGIRGGITAPVDTHKIIVKEIDVKGEISQIPYDWKTAIHLVGTGDVVLDPLVTHAFPLSQWEDGFNLAATSHDCLRVALKP
- a CDS encoding tripartite tricarboxylate transporter permease; the protein is MILENILLGFTSVLAPANLLAVAFGTGLGLLVGAMPGLSATMAIALLVPVTFVLRPETGISMLAAIYMGAMYGGSIAAILVRTPGTPSAAATVLDGYPMAQRGEAGRALGISLTASFVGGTVSSLFLLTIAPILGRVALMFGPVELFAVAVLGMTIIASLSQGSTVKGLLAGMLGLLFSTVGMDSITGIPRFTLGNINLFSGIPFTVALIGLFSIPQALRLVESDEVVTERVNSIKDRILRPWKEIRPLIPTFIRSGLIGVFTGIIPGTGGDTACWFAYNEAKRFSKDKESFGKGNPYGIAAPEAANNAVVGGALIPTISLGIPGSSATAILLGGLMIHGIMPGPTLMTEYAGVTYTLLWAILLSNFFMFAEGLLFTKACIFVTRISNRVLSVAIVVLCVIGAFAINNNLFEVGLMFAFGILGYFMDKLKIPVAPLVVGLILGRMLDVSLHQSLLISQGSWTVFLTNPISATLLFLALLSLVQSTPMYERWRASRKKDPSGTSPV
- a CDS encoding four-carbon acid sugar kinase family protein; this encodes MSSRYVVLADDFTGACDTALQFLRSRNDLPRILLDPENLLGIAGASNVLVVDTETRNLPAEEAFSRIAALAAELHRFVGTTIFYLKTDSTLRGNTAVEVEALQRGLGLSTVVFAPAFPKMGRTVKNAILSVEGIPVSQTAMARDPLKPVTTSDISLLLCGTGACSPRHVRLEELRGGFLLPPRGARCGNLREEGCYTFDAETDEDLRRLVRAVTASVAPETVLWAGSAGLAEALVRRDLPVLAVVGSVHPRSIEQVKQVLNSGTAMGYIPDMSAFLQNAPGALEGAVETVSPLLLQGKNVLIASSRPEDPSSTTHRGNDAIRIATFLGDLACALARRHRLGGLFLSGGDVAAKILKRLSVVETVVTEEIEPGIPLLRVQGGDLNGLPLVTKAGAFGTPRSIVAAILRLRG
- a CDS encoding lactate racemase domain-containing protein, which produces MSAIDTLLAPIPLPRVVKVRQIFPRPRIDDVEAILTAKLRESGTLQAIRPGQTVAVTAGSRGVTNLALMLKVLVREIRAAGGEPFLFPAMGSHGGATAEGQTHLLAKMGITEESVGAPIRATMETVQLGTSDTGCPVYLDKYADEADAIVIVNRVKPHPAFRGSYESGLMKMVTIGMGKQRGADHAHRLGFGEMAANIPSVARVTLAKKNVLCAVGVVENAFHETALLEVLPKDRIELREPELLQEAWKLYPRIFFDELDVLVIDEIGKDICGTGFDTNIVGRYHTPYASGGPRITRVAVLDITDKSGGNGNGLGILDLTTIRAYRKFDFEQTYPNALTSTVPMSVKIPMVLRNDRQAIQAAVKMSNVADRDAVRLVRIKNTVSLEEIAISENLIPYAEAHPNLEVLGEPRELPFNEEGNLF